The Xylocopa sonorina isolate GNS202 chromosome 5, iyXylSono1_principal, whole genome shotgun sequence genome segment TACAATTGCATACATTAATACCCGGCATGATTATTTATTTGTACAAAATCACTATTTTTGCTACATTTATATAGTATTACAAGATGCTTTTCTATCATTTTTTTCATTCAAGTCTGCTTCTACCATTTTAACTTTGTTCTATCGATGCAATTATTTGTCGATCAAAGCATTTTAAACGAATGGAAACTTTTTGCACGATTTTTTTCTTTGTACACGTAAAAATTTATGTGcaagcaaatcatattgtatgttTGCTTGTTTTTACGAATTcgatcttttccttttttttttctttttttcttgatCGGAAAAAAGAGCTTTCgcgcatgtacatacataatAATAGAGTCGGTCCGCAAGCCGTGTGGAATGGCCCACGTTATAAAGCCCACGACATTTTCTTTACCGTTCGTTCGAGACGGAAAGCTATGaagtagtaaaaaaaaaaactataatTTCGTCAACCAAGAAGGAAGTTTACGGGATACACAGCTGCTTTGAGAGAATATTGGACGGGATAACACTGAAATTCTCTGTTTCAGGGAGTACTGATGCTGCAGGACCAATACCGAGCCTTGATGCAGTACAGTATACCGAAAGATTGCCATGTAGATAAGCCACCAGCAAAAAACACGCAAGATTGGCACTGTGTTAAGGTaaagctatttataaaatttgtTATTCGTCCAATGCGACGCAAATGTTATGATACTGTTGCGTTCCTGTTGCAGTGCGGTGCGCACAATTTCAAGAGGCGCGAAACATGCTTCAAGTGCTCAGCCTCTCGAGCTGAAAGCGAAGAAGGCGGGGAGGGTAGCGATGAAATCAGCCCTCATCCTACAAATACCGTACTTCTTCGAGGACTAGATGTTTTAACAACCGAAGACTCGGTCCTGCAAGCAATGAAGAATCTTTCTTCGATGCCAATTCGGAGCATCCGCATTGGACGTGATTCCCTCACAAATACATCGAGAGGTGTCTGCTACTTGGAAATGGGCAACGTGGTGGATGCCATGTATCTGCACACAGCTCTTACAAAACAAGGATTGGTGGTAGACGGCAGGAAAGTGGAGATTACTTATTGCAAACTTCACCAGATAAACAATACGAACACGTGGAAAGCGAACGACAACCAATCACAGAGATATACTTTGGACGATGTTGCTCAATTGGCAGAATATAGTGCCAACTTATACGCTAAGACATCTGCACAAAAAGCTCATTACCTTCAGTATTATACGCAATATTATCAGAATCAAATAATGCAGGGATCCGCGATCACTTTGCCGTCTTTAAATCAAACTGACCGAGTGAACGCGGCAGCGGCTGTAGCACAATCGGCTATACAACAATTACAAGCGTCCAGAAAACTAGGAGATTCCGAAGAAATGAAAAACAGGCCAACACCCACAGCACCAGTCAGTACGGCGTTAGCAAGTGGAAGAGTACCCGCACATGGTAGCGACGGTAAAGTATACTGTAAGTTTTTACATGGTTCTACAGTTCTAGACAACTTTGTTATGTTACGGTTTTTTATAAtgctaattttttttttcttttttagctGTTCCAGATGTTAGCACTTATCACTACGACGAGTCATCGGGTTATTACTACGATCCAAGTACGGGATTGTATTATGACCCAAATTCACAATATTATTACAATAGTCACACGCAGCAATTTCTTTACTGGGATGCCGAATCATTTTCGTATCAACCGGCAAAGGTAATTGAAATTCATAGCTTCAATTAATTTCAGACTGTGGGCATAACAATAAAAAAAATCTTTCTGTGTTTACTTGAAATGACGCAGACTGCTACGACCGTGGCGCAAGGAACAGGAACGACTTCTAGCGGGTCTACGATAACCGCCACAGCCAGTAGTACCGATTCAACAAGTACAGTCACTAATCAAGCTACAACTTCGTCTATCGCTCCGACAACGCAAGAAGCTACGAAAGAGGACGAAAGCAAAAAGAAGGATAGTAAACAAGACAAAGTGAAGGTGGCGAAAAAAATAGCCAAGGACATGGAACGCTGGGCGAAAACCTTAAATCAAAAGAAGGAGAACGCGAAGAGTAATTGGAATTCCGAGTTTGCTGGTGGCGATGGCAATCAGGGAGTTGGAAGTGGAGCTGCGGATGCGGGATACGCTATATTGGAGAAAAAATCTCTTACGAACTCATATCACGAAGACGAAGACCAGAGCGGAAATAACGGTTTAGTCGCTGCCTATGGTGGCGGTAGCGACACGGAAGAGGAAATAGAGGATGTACAACAGGAAGAAAGACAACATACAGATTGGAGTAAATTGGCGTGCTTATTATGCAAACGACAATTCCCAAGCAAAGAAGCGTTACTTCGACATCAACAACTATCAGATCTTCATaaacaaaatttggaaaattggTATCAGGTACGTGGTTTAGATCCAAATGATCCGCAACAAAGAAATAACAAGTATCGAGATCGCGCCAAAGAGAGGAGGGCAAAGTATGGTGAACCAGAACCTCCACAGCCAAATAAGCTCAAAGAAAAATACTTAAAAACTAGAGTCGAGGAAATATCAGTGTCGTACGAAGAACCGACCAGAGCCGGTATTGGTTCGGATAATGTTGGCAATAAACTGTTACAAAAAATGGGATGGAGCGAAGGGATGGGTTTGGGCAAATCGAATCAAGGCAGGACAAGTATCATCGAAGCGGAGAGAAGAGTTCCTACGGCTGGCTTAGGGGCGAAATCATCGTCGTACAGCGCATTACCGGGTGACACGTACAAAGATTGCGTGAAGAAAATGATGTATGCCCGTTATCAAGAACTGTCTGATACATAATACATCGAGTATCGCTGAAAATAgattttatatataaataagtACTTGTATACCTAATTTTCCATAGATGAATAGGTATGTACGCGTATTACTCGAATAATGTGCTGGTTGCATACTGATAATTCAGGAATGATAATCCATTCttgggagatatacatgatctttttctcttttatatTTTCATGATGTCTTTCATTTTAGAATTTTTCATTTAGAGGATAATATAAATTGGTAATATTTGTAAATTGCACATATTGTGTTTTTTACTGAACCTTAACATGTATTAAATAGAAGTGCATGAAATGCTCATcattttaaaatataaataattatatattcatTCGTTAAACAAAAGTTGTATATTTAAAAACTACACGTACCCGAGAATGTATTATAAGTACCAGTAACAAAATAGTTCAAAGAGTTATTACACTAAGCAATTCTCATCTAACAGTTTGTGCACAACATAGTACTTTTCATATTTCGAAGatggaatatatcgaagcattatgaAATATCTAAAgagaatttaaaaattaaacCTGTGTTCCTTGAATTCTTAATGTGGTGTCGTTTTATAAAAATTTCATGATGCTTCCCCTAAAAAATGCTAACATACTTTGATTATAACCCAGTGTAACTAAACTTCTCGTCACTGGTGTAACGCATATTTATTATATTGTACCGATTTGCATTAAATTTCATAATTCCTTTATAATATGTAATTATATGACAGGTTTcacggatatatatatatattctatatatatatatatatatatatatatatatatatatatatatatatatatatagaatgatagttatacatatttatattCATAAATGTATACATTAATTTTTCTTTTGATTTCTCTTGATGATTTATGCTGTATTTTTGGAGATCACACATTCTTCGCTATACATACATCTTTCTACTGTCATTCTTACATTTTAtcattatttttttaattatatctGCAAAAAACCCATGTAATAAGTAATAGGTTAAAGGATGATAATAAAAATACACGCAGCGTTATTGCTTGCAATACACTCGTGTTCATCTGTAAACTATCGAAAAtacttttgtttcttttttttaataattgaaATTTTATCCTCGAAAGAGTAtggtttatatatacatatacatatatatatatatatataaatattattttctgtATTAAAGTAgaaaaaatattcaattaaatattaatGTGATTATTCAGATGTTTCCATAAATGTACATAAATgcgatttttaaatatttcgaaATAAAATTATACACTACCTTTTTCtaaaaaaaatacaattttatttttgtttcttttttttattcttattaCACAGGTCATTTACACTTGTATAAGTAAAATGTTTTTGATAACTCAACAGTTAAACTCcccatttttttatttcgtaataatttttgtttctctcacATACACTATAAGCTACGAGTATCTTTACGTTTCAATGTGTATTATTACATTATCAATACTCAAAAACTTGTAGAAACTATTTTAAATATACTTATTATTTCGATTACATATCACGTCTAGGATCACACGACTTATTCAAACTGAAGATTACTCTATCTTACATATCCATCAATTTGACTATTAAAAGTAATCGGTGGCATTATAATTACAATAATACGTATGTTCTTTTTCAGTCGAtacaaatataatactcataaagtattaaatattaaatgactaatttaataaatattacattagAATGTGACCTACTCGTATAAAGAAGTTTTGTACTATGTAATCTGCATTTACTTAAGAAATGAACTTCCAAACAATACTGCTGCTTTAATCCAAACAGGAATGCAATTAGAAAATGTTTGCTATATGTATAAtgtttatattatttttttcaagtaTCATATATAGTATACACAAGGAATAAATTTAACTTTTTATTAAAACCTTTGTGTCTAAACcaaattttaataatatacGAAATAGATAAATTATCTTCATCATTAATATATTTCTGTAATTGCGCAGATCAGCAATTCACTTTGTAAATATATTATAGTGATATATCTTTGGTTTGACAAACAGAGGTATTAAATAAATTGCATCACCTAATTTTTGCACAATAGTGCGTCAATTGCAGTTTGTTGCTTAATTTTATCAAGACAAATGAATAAATCATTTTAAACAACCATATTCATTGATAAAATAACAGACACTAACGGAAAACCTATACATCTGCTAAAATCCAAGAATACAGTGGCCTTAATTGATGATTCAGAACTCTATATTCTAAATTACTAATTCCATCAGTGTCATACCTCCTAGCGCTATTTTCAAGATTTTCAAATCTTGCATTGCTGGGGGATTCTTTTTTGTGTCTTAGCATATAATATTGAGCAATGTCAGGTCCAAAACGTGTTATCTGAAATGTAattcaaatataaaatataaatcaaTATTTCGTGATGTTATTATTGATGATAACAGTGATGACTATACTTGGAAACCCCTCGATTGTAAACGACTGTAAAAGTCATCATCTTCTCCACCCCATCCATAGAAAACATTAGAAAATCCATTAACTCGTTCAAACTGTTTACGAGTTAATGCTATTGCGCCACCAAATAAACCTGTATATGGTAAGTTGTATCGGAATGTGTTCACGCTTGAACTCATATGTCTGGGCATTTTGGTGCATGCATAAATATTGTCAGGATTTTGAGGTATCAAATCAATATcttgaaaaatgaagcaatggaAGTCGTTCACTTTGTTCGCCTCTGCATATCCGACGTTAAAAAGTTTAGCACGATTGAACTCTCGCATCGGGCTTTGTTCTATTACAAATATTCTATAATCGAGATTCTGGGCTTGCAAGAAGGGATGAATGTAATTCATAAAAATGGTGAGTTGCGCTTGACGGTTCCTATATGGTAAGATAATGGCCACGTTGAAGAGAGGGTGACAATTTAGGGGTTTCCACTGTCCCCCTGGTAATATGCCTAACCGCCGTGCCATTGCCACGGGATCTTCACGAGGATGTTCCTCGGGATAGAGCAATTGCGATCTTCGAGAATTAATCGTAATAGTACAGGAGTTATCCCTTGCCGGATAAGATTTCTCCATTTCATCGTATATATCCTCCGTTTTTATGAAAGTGTAATGGGAAGCAAATCTAGCTGGATGCAAGCAATAACTTAGAAGTAAAATGGTAGTGATGATGTACGATAATCCGCGTGCATAGTCGTAGAAAAAGGCGACGAAAATTTTCACGATGTTAACGATGCTTCTCATCCTAACCTTTAACTTCAACActttgtcgcaatttcattcaatCAAGTACATAATATTTGTTTTAAGATTGTTTCACAACTGTCAAATTCATTGGTAACTTCACTATAAATCAGAGTATCATATTTTATAACTCgaatgaaacaaaaataaatatataaacacGTACTTAAAAGTGTATAGATGCAGACGACGCGATAAACCTGTCGATTCTAAGAGTGGAATAAAACGATACGCAAGCGCGATATCTAttaccgctttagaggtaagagagagagagagagagagaaaaaagatactataagaaagagtgagacagatagtGAACCTcttctagaacccgtggcgccatctctgtgaagagTGCTGAAACTAGTTCCCCGTTTAGTTCAGCgcttctcacagagatggcgccactactgtaagtagttcacttcgctgtcggtactgctgtgcgagcagtttgagcacttttcacagagatggcgccacgggttctagagtgGGGGTCGGtattatctgtctcactctttcttatagctttcttatatatctttctctctcttacttctaaggcgggaaatataaaataaattagaataaaactattgaaatatacatcccaACACAGCTTTGTTACAGTAAGAACACtgtgaaattatatatttatgttatttaTAACCGCGTGGCATCAAAATCATCGAGGagacataatattatattttgttgaAATTCGAACGTCATATTATCGGTTAATTTTCTAgttaaataattatttgtatTTACTTTTAATAAAGGCTTTATTTAAAGCTTCATATAATTGATTAACTTCGGTTAATTTTTAACATGTCAGATGCTTGGTCAACAGCATAAATATCGACGTAAAATAGATTTATATTTACGAATAATTTATATTCGCGTTTTTATGGAATTTCAGTAGTTATATTCTTTTTACGTACTACTGTAGTCAATGGACTCGAATTGGTTGCGGAATGTTATCCAATTTGTGATCAAGTGTCGGTATGTTTAACCAACGAAAGACATCTAAAGTGTCTTTCACAAATTTATCCATCATAGATTGAGTGTGCCTTGGTGTCGGAGCTAGCCTTAACTTTTCCTCCCCCTTTGGAACAGTTGGATAATTAATGGCTTGGACGTAATGCCCCTTATCTTTTAATAATAAATCAGCTAATTGACTGCATAGTAATGGATCACCAATCTAAAAAAAACGATAGCGTCTGTATAAATATAACAGCAGAAGCAATTTTTGACCAACTTGCATTGTTCCAGCAACTAGATTAACATAACTCAATGTACTAATTGAGAGTTAACCATGGTAAAGGAAAATGTACCTTTATTGGAATAATATGAGAAGGTGATAGTTCCAATGGAAGACCAGCGGAAGATAGAATAGATTTCATATAagctacattcttctgatgattGGCTCTTAATGTTCTTCCTTCGTCCGAGGCTAGAATTTCAACGGCTGTTAAAGCACCATACAAGACTGTCGGTGGTAACGAGGTCGTAAAAATAAAGCCTGCTGCATAACTTCGTATCATATCTATTAAGTTTGCAGATCCCACAATGTAACCACCAACATTCCCAAAGGCTTTTCCTAGAGTgccggatataatatccattttatGGAGCACCCAATCTCTTTCTCCAATGCCAGCACCTGAATATCCATACAGTCCAACAGCATGAACCTCATCAACAAATGTTAAAGCACCATATTTATGTGCAACATTACACAACTCTTCTAAGGGGCATATATCACCGGTCATAGAATGTACAGTTTCGAACGCTACAATTTTTGgtatatttttatctactttagAAAGAAGTTCTTCTAAATGTTCCACATCGTTGTGCCTAAATATATGCTTCGTTACCCTGCTGTTACTTATACCCTGGATCATAGATGCGTGATTTCCAGCATCAGAGAAGATATGACAACCCGGTAAAAGTTTTGCTAAAGTATACAGAGTAGAATCATTGGCGACATAACAAGAGGTAAATAACAAGCCAGCCTCTTTTTGGTGCAAAGAAGCAAGCCTTTTCTCTAACATCTCATGCCCCGTAGAATTTCCTGATATATTTCTAGTTCCACCAGCTCCTGCACCGAACTTATCCAACGCTTCACGAACGGAATTAGTTACAGCTGGGTGACGTGACATTCCTAAATAATCGTTAGAGCACCAAACGGTAATTGGTTTCTCTCCCCAAGAGTATTCCATTGCAGCTGGAAAGTTCTCTGCCAAACGATTGACTTTCTTAAATACTCTGTAAGAAtggtcttttttctttttcatgatCTGTTCATGGAAAAATTCTTCATATGGAAAATTTAGTTTTTCCTCTGATTCCACGCCCGAGACATTAATAATATCTTCCTTAACTACAGGGCTGGCCATTTTCACTGCGTTTTGTTCTTTAGCAAGAAATGGGCATTGCCTGTTTATAGCTTCTTCGACTTGTTGAGTCGCAACAGATTCTTCCTGGGTGCTGAAAAACTGAGACATCACTGGGCAAAGCTGACGGTAATTGATGATCACAGATGTTCCATAATTGCGGATATAATTCGCAGAGAGGCGTGTCAAAAATGGGCAGGGCATGTTTTTCAGATTGCCTAAAACGTATGAAATTTACATGTAATAACTGTCACACATGATATAACATATTGGATCATAGTTATATAATAAGAACGTTCGCTTAAGTGGTATCGGGGATTTCCAGGTTTTAATTTTATTGGAAAGACAGTATCGAGGTCGACCATATAGGAAACTAAGCAACTGGTCGGTAAAAGAGAAAGTGAAAATAAAATCGTAATGATACAACTTGATGGATTGAAAGTCTCTTACCTGTTGTAACGCTGGATAAATGGTATACGCTGATGTAATTGATACACTGACGAGCGAACTAGAAGATGAAAAATAGATGTGCTTGAATATCAAGGTAAAATAACCTCGTGTACCTATGGCGAATAGCCAAATAAACACCAACGGTTAACTTTCGATACCAAAGAACTGACGCGTTTAACTCTGAACGACCTATCACGGTGACAGGTAGGTCACAACTAAAGTTGATTCACAACTGAACGTGCCAGCACCGCGAAGTTTGCTTATTAACAGTCTTAAAAAAGTTAGTCCCACTGAGGAGATCTGACAAGATTTTTCATACGTAAATTCGCTTTCATTGTCCTTCGATAAAATTGTCATGCGCGATTGAGAAAATGACAAATTATCGATTACAAAAGTGATCTCATAGATTCTTGTTAGAGGACAGACTTTAAGATCAAATACGAATTAAGTGATTCTGCGGAAATAGAACTGTTTTAAAGGAACCATATAAATCGTATGCGCATTAATCACAAGTAATTCTTTTGCTACATTGTATGACATTTGTTCTATTCTGTTATTATTTCACGCGAAACATGTGCGTCAACAGTACGGCTTATATAATTATATTCTACGAGTCCTTGAAACAAGAATCCTCTGTTGCGTATGATATTTACAAcagaagataaaatataattgtttgttagaACTATACATATCGTGCAAAGTGTAAAGATTGTTTCAACGATTCTGGTAACACGTGTAACGTTAATACAAACGCAACCCGatagtaaaattatttaaaagtaTACGAACAAATTGTTCTCGCGTTGTCGATGTGGTAATTACTTATTTACCGACATTGCGCGCACTAATTCGATGCAAAATATTGAATGCGTGATATCACAATGATTTTTACACATTTCCCATTCGGTTAATCGGTGGTCTGCGTTTGTGTTAGGTTCATAAAGCATCAGAATCGTCACTTATACAGGAGACATTAATCACACGATTTAATTTGTTAAAGGTCGTACGAGGAAAAAGAGATCCTTTTCCATTCTACTTCTACGTTTAATTATATTTGTTACGTATGCACTTACGTTCAATTGCAACAATATTACAAGCACTCACCATAATATCACAAGATATATTAGTAATATTAGTTAACTTGTATGGAAGATCCTGATTTTTTTTAGAGACCTCGTGTATTGCAATCGATAGCACAGCGTCTTTACAACTGACAAAGTCGCGGTTCTGTCGCATGTAGTATTTAACGAATCATTCTGATTACATTACACTTTCCTTCTTTTTGCAAACTCATGCTAGTCGAACGTAAATGAACAAACAATCATTGTCAAATCACTAAGAGGATGCATGGTTATTAAAATTCAGAACACATCTAATAAGTTTATGCGTATAAGTTTATCCTACTCAATCGGTATTTGTTCTGTACGTAAGTGCCTCATTTCCGATAGCGATACATAAATATTAACAAGTATCGTAAACTTGAACGAAAATTATATACTACTATACAAATGATTTCAACGCTTAATGCAAAAAAATACATTTATCAATATCGTATAAGGAAATACCGCTACGAACGCCTGAAAAAGCGATAAGCTTCGATAAATTTAATTTGTCTCTACTAcctaattaaaaatacattaGTTTTTCCCCGAGTAACTGTTATTgtagcaaacgcgatatcgtacacaTCGAACAATTTTCTTCGTTATTATTACTATACACATTGTTCTGCGTATACATTGTTTAAATGCGTACATATAAGCAATAATAACAAGTGATTTCTTGTCTCGAAAATTTCGTTATCAGTTCTTAGCCTCAACATCTCAATAATTTATCATATAACGAATAAGTACTTTTGGATTAGATATTGTCGCTAATTATAAAAATCGAGTAACACGCAGTGCTTCTTGCGGTTTCGTAGATACGTTTGCATCCTACTAAGATAAATATTACGGTACAATTAGAGCGCCACGTTAATTATTACCAGGCTCGGTGTAAGAAGAAATATTGCTACTATGCAGTTGTCGTTTATTTAAATTATGCTCTACTGTCTCTGTTGGACAATTTTTCCAAGGACGCAGAGGAAATACGAAGAAGGAACGATCTTAGTTTACATTGATCGCTCAAGGGGGCATTAAGACCGTTCCGAAGAGAATACAAAGTAGCGTATGCAATATTTTTTTCAAGAATACCGTTAAATAATTCTCTTCCAGTTCCCCCCACCGGTATGAACGTCGACGAAATCCACCTTGTTGCTGACTCTTTCCGTCTGGAATCTTGTCTCCTTTAAGCGTGTACGTGTAGGTGGCACACACCGAGATACATCGTGTATATTCGATAGAAAACGAACcaatcaaaacgcgacagcactGCGCGGCTACCCTGGCTAACTTCTTGCAAAAGCCACGTCTTCGACAGGCAGTGCCTTTTGGATAAAGAATACTGCTCCGTATAGATTTAGGAATAGCACCGTAAATTCACGATGCTACCCAAGTGTTTTATCTTCCTCTCGTTGGTCCTTGCCACCGTTTTCGCCGAAGAAAAAGATGTGCTGGAGCTTACGGACGAAACTTTCAGCCATGAATTAGAACGGCTCGAGAACACGCTTGTTATGTTTTATGCACCGTGGTAAGAATACTTTTTTATCGTAATTACGCAGTTGTAAAACCGCGAATTATATTTCTTAATTCTTATTTTATTACTTCCAACGTGTCTACAATGAAAATGTTTAAAAGAAAGTGGTTCTTAGGGTTCCGGTTTTAACGATTCCAAGTACCGGCTTGTGCCACGTTAGATGAAAACGTGTTACACAAGTATTCATTCTTATTTCTAAGCAAGGAAAATTGTTATTCCTTTTGCG includes the following:
- the LOC143424024 gene encoding RNA-binding protein 5 → MDNMYSNNIDPWEPGYGPERRGHNSDYDYRNDYGSSRSPDYGEHRDNDHRDRDHRSPEYRNHRGRDRDRERDRSRDRRDRSRDDRDRSYRDREDRYGRQRDRDSVERDRDRDRDRDRDRDRSRRDRDRDRDRDRRGKREDRDRDRDDDHSRESMDFEHDHGRTYGSSMEGIHYKSQSPNNTIMIRGLAQHITENDVRQDILNCGLMPKDIRLIRKKDTGASRGFAFVEFNATQEAARWMEMKQGVLMLQDQYRALMQYSIPKDCHVDKPPAKNTQDWHCVKCGAHNFKRRETCFKCSASRAESEEGGEGSDEISPHPTNTVLLRGLDVLTTEDSVLQAMKNLSSMPIRSIRIGRDSLTNTSRGVCYLEMGNVVDAMYLHTALTKQGLVVDGRKVEITYCKLHQINNTNTWKANDNQSQRYTLDDVAQLAEYSANLYAKTSAQKAHYLQYYTQYYQNQIMQGSAITLPSLNQTDRVNAAAAVAQSAIQQLQASRKLGDSEEMKNRPTPTAPVSTALASGRVPAHGSDGKVYSVPDVSTYHYDESSGYYYDPSTGLYYDPNSQYYYNSHTQQFLYWDAESFSYQPAKTATTVAQGTGTTSSGSTITATASSTDSTSTVTNQATTSSIAPTTQEATKEDESKKKDSKQDKVKVAKKIAKDMERWAKTLNQKKENAKSNWNSEFAGGDGNQGVGSGAADAGYAILEKKSLTNSYHEDEDQSGNNGLVAAYGGGSDTEEEIEDVQQEERQHTDWSKLACLLCKRQFPSKEALLRHQQLSDLHKQNLENWYQVRGLDPNDPQQRNNKYRDRAKERRAKYGEPEPPQPNKLKEKYLKTRVEEISVSYEEPTRAGIGSDNVGNKLLQKMGWSEGMGLGKSNQGRTSIIEAERRVPTAGLGAKSSSYSALPGDTYKDCVKKMMYARYQELSDT
- the LOC143424025 gene encoding beta-1,4-N-acetylgalactosaminyltransferase bre-4 — protein: MRSIVNIVKIFVAFFYDYARGLSYIITTILLLSYCLHPARFASHYTFIKTEDIYDEMEKSYPARDNSCTITINSRRSQLLYPEEHPREDPVAMARRLGILPGGQWKPLNCHPLFNVAIILPYRNRQAQLTIFMNYIHPFLQAQNLDYRIFVIEQSPMREFNRAKLFNVGYAEANKVNDFHCFIFQDIDLIPQNPDNIYACTKMPRHMSSSVNTFRYNLPYTGLFGGAIALTRKQFERVNGFSNVFYGWGGEDDDFYSRLQSRGFQITRFGPDIAQYYMLRHKKESPSNARFENLENSARRYDTDGISNLEYRVLNHQLRPLYSWILADV
- the Alas gene encoding 5-aminolevulinate synthase, producing the protein MFARQCINYISVYHLSSVTTGNLKNMPCPFLTRLSANYIRNYGTSVIINYRQLCPVMSQFFSTQEESVATQQVEEAINRQCPFLAKEQNAVKMASPVVKEDIINVSGVESEEKLNFPYEEFFHEQIMKKKKDHSYRVFKKVNRLAENFPAAMEYSWGEKPITVWCSNDYLGMSRHPAVTNSVREALDKFGAGAGGTRNISGNSTGHEMLEKRLASLHQKEAGLLFTSCYVANDSTLYTLAKLLPGCHIFSDAGNHASMIQGISNSRVTKHIFRHNDVEHLEELLSKVDKNIPKIVAFETVHSMTGDICPLEELCNVAHKYGALTFVDEVHAVGLYGYSGAGIGERDWVLHKMDIISGTLGKAFGNVGGYIVGSANLIDMIRSYAAGFIFTTSLPPTVLYGALTAVEILASDEGRTLRANHQKNVAYMKSILSSAGLPLELSPSHIIPIKIGDPLLCSQLADLLLKDKGHYVQAINYPTVPKGEEKLRLAPTPRHTQSMMDKFVKDTLDVFRWLNIPTLDHKLDNIPQPIRVH